A single region of the Oryzias melastigma strain HK-1 linkage group LG23, ASM292280v2, whole genome shotgun sequence genome encodes:
- the ndufb2 gene encoding NADH dehydrogenase [ubiquinone] 1 beta subcomplex subunit 2, mitochondrial: protein MTSFGRALGILRAGSRLLKQSPGRITSRKASGGPHIEPQYRQYPQLTKNQKFQAELISGAMWFWILWHCWHDPDAVLGHFPWPDASQWTDEELGIPPDDE, encoded by the exons ATGACTTCTTTTGGGAGGGCGTTAGGAATCCTCCGCGCGGGATCTCGGTTGCTAAAGCAAAGCCCGGGAAGAATAACGAGCAGAAA AGCTAGCGGCGGACCACACATCGAGCCGCAGTACAGACAGTATCCCCAACTGACGAAGAACCAGAAGTTTCAAGCGGAGCTCATCAGTGGAGCCATGTGGTTCTGGATCCTGTGGCACTGCTGGCACGATCCGGATGCAGTTTTG GGTCACTTCCCCTGGCCTGATGCCTCTCAGTGGACAGACGAGGAGCTCGGTATCCCGCCTGATGATGAATGA